Proteins encoded together in one Quercus lobata isolate SW786 chromosome 3, ValleyOak3.0 Primary Assembly, whole genome shotgun sequence window:
- the LOC115978845 gene encoding uncharacterized protein LOC115978845: MKIKNKGKVYPSPSSSSSSSSAIPCHSDGDFLSVLKLLPAAILALASVLSLEDREVLAYMITRSMKTTTPSPITQDSKRKPPKKAPNNHNKNSNNTNTNANNSHKPPMFECDCFDCYTSYWFKWDSSPNRELIHQAIEAFEDHLAHGEKSKKVNGRGKRRDKPTRRVPEKPSSDDVSETPLPEIEESFDFSKEKDDKVVVIADDDDVEERDTEKYEVEEYEEDNKEEEVVTVPTMVAATTNNNHHKGLARKVLPDVLGLFNSRLWNLWGPNV; this comes from the coding sequence atgaagataaagaaCAAAGGTAAAGTATACCCATCTCCATCttcatcctcatcttcatcttcagcGATTCCATGCCATTCCGATGGAGATTTTCTCTCTGTGTTGAAGTTACTCCCAGCTGCGATTCTAGCTCTAGCTTCtgttctttctcttgaagaccGTGAAGTCCTTGCTTACATGATTACCCGCTCCATGAAAACCACAACCCCATCTCCAATCACCCAAGATTCCAAGCGAAAACCTCCAAAAAAAGCCCCAAATAACCACAACAAGAACAGTAATAACACCAACACCAACGCCAACAATAGCCACAAGCCACCGATGTTTGAGTGCGACTGTTTCGACTGCTACACAAGCTACTGGTTCAAATGGGACTCCTCGCCAAACCGCGAGCTCATCCACCAAGCCATTGAAGCGTTTGAGGACCACTTAGCTCACGGCGAGAAGTCAAAGAAGGTCAACGGCAGAGGCAAGCGTAGAGACAAACCCACTCGCCGTGTACCAGAAAAACCCTCCTCCGATGATGTTTCTGAAACCCCATTACCAGAAATTGAAGAAAGCTTCGATTTTTCCAAGGAGAAAGATGATAAAGTTGTTGTGATagctgatgatgatgatgttgaagaAAGGGATACTGAGAAGTACGAGGTCGAAGAGTACGAGGAAGACAACAAGGAAGAAGAGGTGGTCACAGTTCCGACAATGGTGGCGGCGACaaccaacaacaaccaccacaagGGTTTGGCTAGGAAGGTACTGCCGGACGTGTTAGGTTTATTCAATTCCCGTTTATGGAATCTTTGGGGTCCGAATGTGTag
- the LOC115981032 gene encoding uncharacterized protein LOC115981032, which yields MPSRFTRPPFISYDGKTSPVEHVSHYIQMISLYNQNDALMCKVFPSSLGPTALRWFNGLRKESIHSFGELIQEFGVRFMTCSQVPRPLDTLLFMKMGAWETLQSYANRYWELYNEIGGGNEKIAASTFRFGLPEDLELRESLTKRPPEDIRQLIRRIEEYKRLEDDRQ from the coding sequence ATGCCGAGTAGGTTTACCAGACCACCATTTATCTCTTATGATGGGAAGACAAGCCCTGTTGAACATGTAAGTCATTACATTCAAATGATATCTTTGTACAATCAAAATGACGCATTGATGTGTAAGGTGTTCCCCTCTAGTCTTGGGCCCACGGCTTTAAGATGGTTTAATGGGTTAAGGAAGGAATCTATTCACAGCTTTGGAGAGCTAATTCAGGAGTTTGGAGTTCGGTTTATGACCTGTAGCCAAGTACCACGGCCACTAGACACGTTACTCTTTATGAAGATGGGGGCATGGGAGACTCTTCAAAGCTACGCCAATAGGTACTGGGAGTTATATAATGAGATTGGAGGGGGTAATGAGAAAATCGCCGCAAGCACTTTCAGATTTGGTTTACCAGAGGACTTGGAGTTACGAGAATCATTGACAAAGAGACCCCCTGAGGACATAAGGCAACTTATAAGGCGTATCGAAGAGTACAAAAGGTTAGAAGATGATCGGCAGTAA